The region TATCTGAGATTCAATTTTACTTAATCTATTATTAAGTGATTTTAATTTTTTTTGATCTTCGTAAGAATTGGTTTTCTCTTTAGGCTTATCTTTAATAACATTACGTTTTTCTACTTCTCTTAAGTTTTCAACGTTTCGTTCTTCTAAATAAAAATCGATATCCCCTAAATATTCTTTTATTTTATGGTCTTTAAATTCAATAACTTTATCGGTTAAATTTTGAAGAAAATCTCGATCGTGGGAGACTAAAAGTAGCGTACCTTCAAAACGTTTTAAGGCTTCCTTTAATACATTTTTAGATTTAATATCGAGGTGATTAGTAGGCTCATCCATAACCAACACATTAAATGGTTGTAGCATTAATTTAGCAAGGGCTAAGCGGTTACGTTCACCTCCAGAAAGTACACGTACATATTTATCGGCTTCTTCTCCTCTAAACAAAAACGACCCTAAAATATCTCTTACCTTACTTCTATTTTTTTCATTTGCAGCATCAATCATGGTATCTAAAACCGTTTTATTACCATCTAAATATTCGGCTTGGTTTTGAGCGAAATACCCAATTTGTACATTATGACCTAACTTTAAATGTCCACCATGTTTTAATTCTCCTACGATGATTTTAGCTAAAGTAGATTTTCCCTGTCCATTTTGACCAACAAATGCTATTTTGCTATCGCGTTCTACATGTAAACTTACACCCTGAAGCACTTTTTTATCGCCATATTCTTTTACAATATTGTTAGCTTCTACAACCACTTTCCCTGGTGTAACAGATACCGGAAAATTTAATGTCATTACACTATTATCATCTTCATCTACCTCTATACGATCAATCTTATCTAATTTTTTAATTAGTGATTGCGCCATGGTAGCTTTAGAAGCTTTTGCACGGAATTTTTCGATTAATTTTTCTGTTTGCTCAATTTGTTTTTGCTGATTTTTTTGAGATGCAATTTGCTGATCTCTAATCTCTTGTCGCAATACCAAAAATTTAGAATACGGCTTAGGGTAATCGTAAATTCTACCTAAAGATATTTCAATAGTACGGTTAGTAACATTATCTAAAAACATTTTATCGTGAGACACAATAGCTACTGCTCCTGGATAATTTTTAAGAAATCCTTCTAACCATATTATAGATTCAATATCTAAGTGGTTAGTGGGCTCATCGAGTAATAAGATATCATTATTTTGAAGTAATAATTTAGCTAATTCTATTCGCATTCGCCAGCCTCCGGAAAACGTATCTGTTAATTTTTCAAAATCTTCACGCTGAAATCCTAATCCTTGTAAAATACGTTCTGTATTCCCTTGGTAATTATAACCCCCAATAATTTCATATTGGTGTTGTAGATCGTTTAAATCGACCATGAGTTGGTGGTAGGATTCACTTTCATAATCTGTACGAGTTACAAACTGTTCGTTTATATACTCCATTTTAGCTTCAAGATCTTTAATCTCTGTGAAAGCTTGGTAGGCTTCTTCTAACACAGTACGTCCTAAAACAAAATCTATATCTTGTCTTAAAAACCCTATTTTTAAATCTTTATCTGCAGAAATTTGTCCAGAGTCTGGCTCTAAATCTTTAGATATAATTTTCAGCATGGTCGATTTACCTGCACCGTTTTTTCCTATTAAGCCCACGCGATCGCCTTGACTTAATTTAAAGGTTATTTCTTCAAATAAATATTCACCCTGAAATGAAATAGAGAGGTTATGTATATTAAGCATAGAATTGTTACAAATGTTACCAAACTATAAGCGATTAAATCTTAAGTTTGTATTATAAATTAGATTGTAAAAATACATTAAATAAAATGTTTACAAAAGGATCCAAAATATATAGTATGATAACTGGTGTTTGTCCAAAATGTCATCAAGAATCTATGTATGTTAGTAAAAATCCATATAAATTAGGAGACGTATTAAAAATGCATGAACAATGTTCTCATTGCCATACTAAATATAAAATAGAACCTTCTTTCTTTTATGGTGCTATGTATGTTAGTTATGCAGTTGGTATTGCTTTTGCTGTTGCTGCCTTTATAATTAGTTATTTATTTATTGGTACAGATTTAGTGACCTCCTTTATAGCTATAGTATTTACTTTAATTGTTTTTACACCTATTATTATGCGTTTATCCCGTAATATATGGATAAATATGTTTATGAGCTTTGATAAGAGCTTACTAAATAAAACAAAAAATTAAGATTTAATAAAAGCGTGTTATATTAATATCTGGATCTAAATTCCCGCCATGTTCTATAACGTTATATAGTTGTTTAGCTACGTATGGCCCAATTAGCACACCGCGAGTTCCTAGACCGTTTAAAACATACATATGCTTGTGTTCTAAGTGTTCTCCCACAATAGGACGTCTATCTTTTACTGTTGGTCTTACGCCTGCCAAATGTTTAACCACAGTAAAATCGCATTTTAAAAAACTCTTTAATTTATCTAATAATTCTGTTTTTCCAGCTTCGGTAGTTTCATCAGTCTTATCTGTCCATTGGTAAGTTGCTCCAACTTTATACAAATCGTCTCCTAAAGGAATTAAAAACACACTAGTTTTTAGAATACAAGACATTTTTAAATCTGGTGCATGGATTACTAATAATTCTCCTTTTGCTCCTACCATAGGTAGTATATTAAAAAATGGATTCTTTTTAATACCAAAACCTTCGGCAAAAACAATATGTTTTGCTTTTACTGTATTATAAATAAACCCTGAATTTTCAATTTTAAGTGTATTATATTGAAAATCACTTGTGTCTAGCTCCTCCTGTTTTTGTAAATAAATTTTATAAGCAGAAATTAATTGCGCGGTATCTATCCGACCGGAATCAAAAACTTCGCCGTAACCAAATTTTGCATCAATCGCAGCAGTGGTATTTTTTATTAATTTGGTAGATATAAACTCTCCTACATTAGGTTTATCTGAAGCAGCAAACCAATCGTTTTGTTCTTCTGAAGATAGAAAACGGCGATATACAGAGGTTTTATAGTCTAATTTTACGCCCAATTTATCTTCTAAAGTCTGATAAAATGGTAAAGCTATTGCTAATTGTTCTTTTGCTTTCCATACTGACGTAAAACGTTTTAAAACCACAGGATTATAAACTCCTCCTGCGACTGTAGACGAATTTTGTGAATGATTATCAAAAACTAAAACAGAGCCATTATTTCGCTTAATTTCTTCTATAAAAGATATCCCTGCTAACCCGCAACCCACAATTATGTAATCTACTTCTTTCATACACCAAAGATACGTGGATTAAATTCTGAGCAAAAAAAAAGCTCGTAAATTACGAGCCTTTTTTAAAAGTTTATATAAATGGTATTAATAAGACCACATATCAAGTTCAAAATTTCTAATACTTTCTTTAATTCTATCAGATTCTAATAACTGCATTAAAGCATTATCTGCTATGTACTCTGTAACTTCTCTGTCTCCAAATACGTTTTCCTCTTTAAAAATATATCCATTAAAGCGTCTAGAATTAAGAATATGATCAAAAGAAAACGGCACTGCACTATTATTATCATTAAAAGCCTTAGCTTCGTGTAACACTTGTCTTGCATCTGGATAAAAAATCCAAAATAAAGGAATTAACTCTTTATTATTTGGGTCGTTAAGAAAGTTAACATCCGGTGCAACTGGTGCTATACCCAGTAAACGATATTTTAATTCAGACTGACGCTTATCAAAATACCATAAACCTTTAATCCAATATTCAGCAACATCGTAAGACGAAATTTGTTGTTTATTAATATATTGCTCATCTACAACCCCTTCTGCGTTATATTGTTCGTACCCCATATCAGTAGTATCTACTAAGACTAAAGCATCTTGAATATCTCCTAATGTTCTCTTTGTTGTAAAGTAAGAATCATCATAAATATTTTCGATTTCGCCTTGTTTAATAGCTTTGATTAGAACATCATAAAGAGAGCGTCTGTTACTTCCAATATTATTAGTATCTACAGGATAATATAATGGGAAGTTTACACGCTCATCTAACACAACTTTTTCCCAAACCATTTTAGAGAATAATAGGTCACGATCGTCAACATAACCATATTCTAACGGTTTATCATTATCTAATGATTTTTGAGCATCAGTTCTTAAACCGATTTCTTCTGGGCTTTTTGCATTTAATATATTTGCTTGCGCAAAAGAAGCTGAAGCTATAAATATGCTACACAGGGTTAATAAAAAACTTTTATAATTCATTATTTAAAATTTTAAAATGTTGTGCTAATTTTTTCTTTTTGAGATATTCTAAACAATATAATTTTAGTTAGAAAGCTCTATTAAAATTGGAGATACTTTTTTCAATTTATAAGATGAATTACCATTGATTTGAGCAGAGATATCAAAAATTGTTACAGCCTCTCCTCGTTTAGCTTTACGTAATGCAGCTTCTGCTCTACTATTAAGCTTAGTTCCTCCAACTGTAATTGTAGGTTGTCCAGGTATTTTAATTTTAAAAGATGTTACTTTTAAAGGTAAGTCGAAATCAAAATCATCTAATTTTGCTCCAATAGTAGCAGATGCTAAACTATTACGCTGCATAGACACATTTCCAGACTCTCCACGAATAGTTCCTGTTGGGCTTGGAATATCCTTAATTCTAAATGTAGCTTTATCAGACACTTTGTTTCCATCAGGTAAAACTCCGCTTACGTTAATAGTAACTTCTCTTCCAGAACCTGGATTCATTATATATTTACCATTACCAGAACCTTTCTTTAAACCAGGCGCGCTTGCATTTACTTTGTTATCTGCAATACCTGCAAAAGTAATAGTCATTGGGTTTGCAACACCACGATATACTACATTCATCTTATCTGCAGAGATTGTTGCTGCATTTGGCTTAGAAATAGTAGCAAAAGTAGATTTTACAGGCACTTCTACAGACTCTCCATCTTGTAAAAATGTTAATTTACCTTCAATAACATGTTCTCCAGCACTTCCTGTACCAAAGTTTAATTTTACTTTACCATCTTCTACAGTATATTGCTCTTCAGTTAATGGTCTTCCGTCTAGAGTTAATTCAACTTTATTTGGTTTTGTAGAACCATCTTTACGACCTAATACAATGTTACCATCAAAAGTTTCTCCATTAAAGTATGCAGATTTAGACGTTTCTAATAAAGTTGTATAGTTAGTCATAGAAGCTTCAGCTGCTAAAGACCCTGCTAACATATTATTTAAAACTTCTGAATTTGTTGTTTTAAGATCTGATTGTAATTGAGTAATCTTTGTTAAAGAAGCAACTAAAGGATATCCTTTATAATTGTATTCTAACCAATCTACTTCAATACCATCTCTATTTTCTACTGGAGATGTACTAAATTTCTTTTTAACATCTGCTGCCATGGGAGCTAATTTAGGATCTGATTCTAAAACAGCAACAGTCCCATCTCTAAATTTAGCGATTTGATTTAAGAATTCTTCACCTTCTGGCTTATAGTTATCGCCTTGAAAAAAGTGATTATCTAAGAAATCTCCTTTATCCATAGTTTCATAATCCGTAGCATCATCTAGGTCTGCTGTCATTTTTGTTTTTAAACCTTCTAGATACGAATTAAAGTCTTTACCTAACTCTTCAATTTTATCTGCCTTTTGTTTAAGGGGTTTAAATTTTTCCGGGTTTTCGTCTGCTTTCACAGCTAAATTAGCTAATAAAGCTTGATTACGAGCTGTTGCTAATTGGTTTGATTCAACCAATTTTTCGTTCATTAATCCAAATGCTGAAAGCACCTCTTTTGACATATTCAATGCTAACATCGCAATGAAAATTAAATACATCAAGTTAATCATTTTCTGCCTTGCAGATAAATTTCCTCCTGCCATTTCTAATTAGTTTTTTAAGTTAATAATGTATAGAACTTTAGATTCTAATTAGTATTTATTTTTTTACCATAGCAGAAAGCATTCCACCGTAAACACCGTTTAAAGATGATAAGTTAGATGCTAAAGATTGCATTTGATCTTTTAATTTTTGTGCATTTTCTACAGACTCTTTATTAATAGTTGCTTGACGAGAAACACTCTCTAATTGCACTTTATAAAGGCTGTTTAAAGATTCCATTTGAGATGCAGCGATAGACATTTCTTCACCATATTTTTTTGTAGAAGCAATAGAGTCTATTGTAGGATTAATCCCTTTTGCAGCACCTTCAAAGTTTTTAATACTAGTTCCTAAACTAGCCATTAAGTTTGCATCAATTTTAGCTTCTTTTAATAAGTTATCTAATTTTTTAGATAATAATCCTTCAGCATCTTTAGGTTCTTCTGCTTTACCTTTTACAGTTGCTTTAGGAGTTCCGCCTGCTAATTCAGGATAAACTTTAGACCAGTCTAATTCTTCTTCTACTGGTTCAAATGCAGATAATGCGAAAATAACCGCTTCTGCTACAAGACCAATAGTTAACATTAAGTTACCTGTTATAGGTCCAAATTCAATATGTGTAATCTTAAATAATGCTCCAATGATTACTACTGACGCTCCAAGACCATAGGCCATGTTCATCATTCTTTTTCCTGCTTTAGATTTTGCCATAATTTCTAATTTTTGTTTTTTTTTAAGGTTTTTACCTTAAAAGGTTGATTAATAATGATTAATTTAGGTTAAGTTAAATAATTATCTTCCTGAGTTACCTGTAATATCTGTTCCCATGTAATCTTGAACAGTTCTAAATCCAATGTAACTTCTTGCTGAATCAGCGTATTCGTAATCTCTTGAGCTAACTTGTAAAAAGTAAGCGACATCTTTCCAAGACCCCCCACGTACAACTTTACGTTGGTTAGAATTGTCGTTAACAATAGGGTTAATAGAAGATGAATATTCGTAAGATGCTGGGTCGTAAGATGAGTACACCCATTCTGCAACATTACCAGCCATATTATATAAATTATAATCATTAGGCTCGTAAGATTTAGCTTCTACTGTATATAAAGCTTGATCTGCTGCATAATCCCCTCTTAAAGGCTTAAAGTTTGCTAAGAAACATCCTCTGTCGTCTTTAGCATATGGTCCTCCCCAAGGAAAAGTTGCAGCTTGCAATCCACCACGAGCAGCATATTCCCACTCTGCTTCAGAAGGTAATCTAAAAGAGTTTACGTATTGTCTTTTTTTGTCTTTTTGGTATGCATTTTTATACAATGTTCTCCATTGGCAGAATGCATTGGCTTGTTTCCAGCTTACACCTACCACTGGGTATTCACCATAAGCATCATGCCAGAAATAATCATTATGCATTGGCTCATTATATGAGTAAGAAAAATCTCTTATCCAAGCTGTAGTATCTGGATACACCATTACTTCTTCTTGCACAATAACATCACTACGTTTAAGGTTTTTATTTTTCGCAGCTTTTTGAATATCTAGATAGGTATATTGAAATTTAAATTTATTAACATCCCAAGTACGTTGTCCGTTGTAAGATTCTTCTAAAGGAATGTGCATAGAGTCCATAACTTCTGTATAAAGCTCGTCTGGATATTCTGCTTGATCATAAATTAAATCTACGCGTTTATTCAATTTTCTCCCTTCGTTTCCTGTAGGCCCTAAACCACTATAATTGTCTAACATATACTTTTCATAGACAGTCATACTAGCGGTATCTGCATCTGTGTAAGCAAATTCTCCAATCCCACCATCTTCAGGAGTTTTTCCAACTTCATCTGCTAAATTGGCCAAACGTGTTCTGATTATAGAATCGCGAACCCAATTTACAAATTGTCTGTACTCTCCATTAGTAATTTCAGTTTCATCCATATAGAATGCACGAACTGTTACTGTTTTAGAAGGCGCATCTTGAATTCCTGCTAAATCATCATCGGCTTTACCCATAATAAATGATCCACCTGGAACTAAAGTCATTCCGTAAGGTTTTTCTGGATGCCACCTTTTTCCTTGAACTCCAACAAGTTCACCTCTGTCTCCAGAGCCACAACTCATTATTACTGTTAATACAACTGTTAATAATACTAATTTTTTCATATCCATAGAAAACTTGAGGTTATAATTGATACCTAAATTTTAGACTGTAAACATATTTATATATTTTTTAAAAAACAATTTTTTTGAGGAAAAATTAAACATTTCGTCGTAAAAAAGTGCATTTTATCGATAGGCAGTACGTTTCGTCTATTATTTTAGTCATTTAAACGCAATTTTTTTGATAAGCTTTGAACCAACGTTGAGGAATTTTGTTATTACAAGCATCTAAATAATCTTGATGCATACACGGTAATAACGTATGTCTTTTCAATTTATTATTAATTTCATTTAAAAAGGGGATCTCAATCCACCAGCGTCCAGTCTTGATGCTTTTGTAAAAATTGAGTTCTTGGGAGTCGACTAAGGTAATAAATTTTTGGTATATATGTTCATCTTTAAAGTCAGTATCTTCTACTCTATTATTAACGCCTTCAATAAAATACCAAATCATTTGAGAAATTAAAATACAAGTAATTTCATCGTCCTTAGAAGGTTTATATTCAAAAATACCGAGTGTACTTACTTTATTACTAATACCCGCATATCTAGTTATAGCGCATATTTCTTTACCGTCTAAACCATTTGGAGAAACTTTTTGATTTAAACTCACTTCTGAAGCTTTTATAGATCCTAAATCTACTGAGACAATATTTGCATCACGCATTACAGGTTCTACTAGCGTAATATCATTAGAGACTTGCCCCAATCTATAGGCTTCAAAATATAATGTTTCCATTAAATCTATCTGTTCCTGAGAATTAAAGTAAGTTTGATAGCCAATAGTTGCATAGTTAAATAAGTTATAGGGCTCTTCTAAGATAATTTTACCTACAAAACTATCGTTTTTAATAGGCTGTGTTAAATCTCCTAAATCAAAATTACGATCTACATTTACAAGGTTAACCATTGGAATAATCTTATCGAATGCACGATACATAGGGTATGTAAGATCTTGACTTCCGCCTAGTACAACTGGTATAATTTTTAATTTTACCAATTCTGAAACCGTTTCCTTTAAGGCGTAGTATGTGTCTTCTACAGTTTCTCCTTTATATATATCTCCTAAATCAGCTAATTTTGTACTCCAACTTCCTGGAAATAACTTATAGAAGGCATTGCGGATTTCGTTTAAATTAAAATCTTCTCCTATATAATTAACATCATTTCTATTTTCTAGAACCCCTAATAATACGATTTCTACACCTTCTAAATCAGGAATACCATGTTCTTTTGTATGTATTTTTATTTTTTTACCAATAGTTTGTGGCGATAACACCTCTGTATATGCAACAACAGCATCGGGTACTGGAGCCAAAAAATTAAGGTCGGCCATGAATTATTTCTTTTTTGCAGTGGTTGTCTTTTTCTTAGCTGTCGCTTTCTTTTTAGCTGCAGTTTTACGCTTTGGAGTTTTAGCTTCTATCATCGCCTTTGCTTCGTCTAATGTTATCTTTGTTGCATCAACAGTTTTGTCTAATTCAACCTTTACTTTTCCTTTTATAACATTATGCCTTCCCCAACGGGCTTTTTCTACACGAATACCTTCTTCTTCCCAGTTATGAACAACTTTATCAATTTCTTTCTGGATTTTTTCTTTTATTAACGTCACTATATCATCATCAGATAAATTATCCCAATCATATTTTTTGTTTACGTTAATAAACATATTGTTCCATTTAATAAAGGGTCCAAAACGTCCTTTTCCTTTTTGTACAGGTAAACCATCATACATATATATAGGTGCATCTGCTTTTTGTTTTTCTTTAATTAAAACAATAGCATCATCTAACTCTACACTTAAAGCATCGACACCTTTTGGTAAAGACACATAGGCATCTCCAAATTTAATATATGGTCCAAAACGACCATTATTTACAACCACAGGTTCCCCTTCATAAGTTCCTAAATCTTTAGGTAACTTAAATAAATCCAAGGCCTCTTCGAAAGTTATAGTATTTAATTGTTGGTCTGGCGACAAACTTGCAAATATTTTATCGTCTTCTTCGGCTGCGCCTATTTGAGCCATTGGTCCAAATTTACCTAAACGCACACTAACTTGGCGCCCAGTTTTAGGGTCTGTTCCTAAAATACGTTCTCCAGATTCGCGGTCTGCATTTTCTTGAACATCTTTTACATGAGGATGAAATTTAACATAGAATTCTTTCATCATCTCTGTCCAATTCTCTTTTCCTTCTGCTATATCATCAAAGTCTTCTTCAACTTTTGCTGTAAAATTGTAATCTAAAATACTTTCAAAATGATTTACTAAAAAGTCGGTTACAATCATTCCGATATCTGTTGGGACTAACTTCCCTTTATCTGAACCTACCTTTTCTGTAAGTAGCTTGTCTTTAACAGCACCTTCTTTTAGCGTAAGTTGTGTGTATTCACGCTCGACACCTTCTACAGTACCTTTTTCTACATAATTTCTATTTTGGATTGTAGAAATTGTTGGCGCATAAGTAGACGGACGACCAATACCTAATTCTTCAAGTTTCTTAACTAAAGAAGCTTCTGTATATCTATAAGGTGGTCGTGTATAACGTTCTGTAGCAGTAATATATTCGTTAAGAAGCGTTTCGTTAACTTTCATAGCAGGTAACATTCCTTCTTGTTCAGAATCTTCATCGTCTGTACCTTCTAAGTATACTTTTAAAAAGCCATCGAAAGTTATAACTTCCCCGTTTGCAGAAAATAATTCTTTATGTGTAGAAGCCGATATTTTAACATTGGTACGTTCTAATTGCGCTTCACTCATTTGCGAAGCTATGGCACGTTTCCAAATTAGCTCGTATAAACGGGCTTGATCTCTATCTATATCTACGGTGTGTAATGCAAAATCTGTTGGACGTATTGCTTCGTGAGCTTCTTGTGCTCCTTTTGCTTTACCTTTATAATTACGCTCTTTAGCATATTTTTTTCCGTAAGCATTTTCAATTTCTGCTTTAGCTCCTTTTCGTGCTTCGTCAGATAAGTTTACACTATCGGTTCTCATATAAGTAATTAAACCGGCTTCGTATAAACGTTGTGCCATAGTCATGGTTTTACTTACCGAAAAATACAGTTTTCTCGCTGCTTCTTGCTGTAGTGTTGATGTTGTAAATGGTGCAGCGGGCGATTTTTTAGCTGGCTTTTTTTCTAAATCTGAAACTTTAAAATCTGCATTAGCATTTTGTTCTAAAAATTTAAATGCGTCGGCTTTTGAGGCAAATGTTTTTGGTAATTTAGCTTTAAAGGTTTGCCCCTCTTCATTAGAGAATTCTGCATCTATACGGTAAGATGCCTCGGCTTTAAACTCTTGTATTTCGCGTTCACGCTCTACAATTAATCTTACAGACACAGATTGTACACGTCCGGCAGATAATCCGCCTTTTACCTTTCGCCATAACACTGGAGATAATTCGTATCCTACAATTCTATCTAAAACACGTCGAGCTTGTTGGGCATCTACCAAATGGTAATCTATACCACGCGGATTTTCAATTGCTTTTTGTATAGCCGATTTAGTAATTTCATGAAAAACAATACGTTTTGTTTTAGCTTTATCTAATTTTAAAGTCTCTGCCAAATGCCATGCTATAGCTTCTCCTTCGCGATCCTCATCACTTGCTAGCCAAACCATTTCGGCTTTCTTAGACAAATCTCTTAGCTTTTTAACAACTGATTTCTTATCGGAAGACACCTCGTATTTCGGACTAAAATCACCTTCTACATCTACACCTAATTCTTTAGAAGGCAAATCGGCAATATGACCAAAACTAGACTCTACTTTATAATCTTTACCTAAAAATTTTTCGATCGTTTTCGCCTTTGCAGGGGACTCCACTATTACTAAATTCTTCGCCATTTTTATTTTTTTGGTAGTACAAATGTATATCAAAAAAGCAACATCATCCTAATTTTAAAAGCATTCAGTACGATGAAAGGTTAAAAACTTCGATTTTCAACCTATAATTTTTCAATTTAATTATTAATTTTTTACGAAAAACACTAAGTTTTCCTATAAAACGGTTTCGCCTTTTAAATTTTTAAAGCCAAATGCTTCTTTATAAATTATATACAATAATAAGTATGTACGCAATATAATTTTTAAAGGTCTTATAAAATATAACACCTGTATTAATTGACCTTACATTATAACATACTACTGTACATTCATAATTAATGCTTTTTCAATGTATTTATACAAACATTATACACTCATTCTAACAAATAATCTTTTGTTTACATAATAAGAGAGACATTTATATCAATACCCAAACCTAATTCACTACCATATATGCTTAACTTAGCACACATTGTAAAATACTTTATAAAACTAACGGTTGTATATTTTAACAAAAAATTACTAGAAAATTAAACTGACACTTTGTCACAAACATAATTTTAATTGTATCTTTGCAAACTTATAGACTGATAATTATTTTCAGGAGACTTATGGAGAAGACTATTGACGAAAGTAAACAAGGAGAAACTCTTGTTCTAGAACAAAAAACAGAAAATACACGTAAACTATTTATAGAAAGCTACGGTTGTTCTATGAATTTTAGTGATAGTGAAATTGTAGCCTCAATTTTACATAAACAAGGATACAATACCACACAAAATTTAGAAGATGCAGATTTAGTATTAGTAAACACTTGCTCTATTAGAGATAAAGCAGAGTTAACAGTACGCAAACGTCTTGAAAAATATAATGCCGTAAAACGTATTAACCCAAAAATGAAGGTTGGCGTTTTAGGCTGTATGGCTGAACGTCTTAAAAGTAAATTTTTAGAAGAAGAAAAAATTGTAGACCTTGTTGTTGGTCCAGATGCATATAAAGATTTACCCAACTTACTTGCCGAAGTAGAAGATGGTCGCGATGCTATAAATGTTATTCTATCTAAAGAAGAAACTTATGGCGATATTGCTCCTGTAAGATTAAATAGTAATGGCGTTACAGCTTTTGTATCTATTACTAGAGGTTGCGATAATATGTGTACATTTTGTGTTGTACCATTTACTCGCGGAAGAGAACGTAGCCGTGAGCCACAAAGTATACTTGAAGAAATTAATGATTTATGGAATCGAGGCTATAAAGAAATTACGCTTCTAGGACAAAACGTAGACAGTTACTTATGGTACGGAGGCGGACTAAAAAAAGATTTTGATAAGGCAACAGACATGCAAAAAGCTACTGCTGTTAATTTTGCCAAACTATTAGAATTGTGTGCTAAAGAACAACCTAAAATGCGCATTCGCTTTTCAACATCAAACCCTCAAGATTTAACCCTTGATGTTGTTGAAACCATGGCTAAATACAAAAACATTTGTAAACACATACATTTACCCGTGCAAAGTGGTAGTAATCGCATTCTTAAAGAGATGAACCGTTTACATACACGTGAAGAGTATTTTGAGTTAATCGATAATATTCGTCGTATTTTACCTGAGTGTTCTATAAGCCAAGATATGATTACCGGTTTCCCTACAGAAACTGAACAAGACCACCAAGATACGCTTAGCCTTATGGAATATGTAAAATATAATTTTGGGTATATGTTTTATTATTCTGAACGTCCTGGAACTTTGGCTGAACGTAAAATGGAAGACGACATTCCTTTAGAAGTTAAAAAGAAACGTCTAGACGATGTTGTACAACTACA is a window of Formosa sediminum DNA encoding:
- the porL gene encoding type IX secretion system motor protein PorL/GldL, which encodes MAKSKAGKRMMNMAYGLGASVVIIGALFKITHIEFGPITGNLMLTIGLVAEAVIFALSAFEPVEEELDWSKVYPELAGGTPKATVKGKAEEPKDAEGLLSKKLDNLLKEAKIDANLMASLGTSIKNFEGAAKGINPTIDSIASTKKYGEEMSIAASQMESLNSLYKVQLESVSRQATINKESVENAQKLKDQMQSLASNLSSLNGVYGGMLSAMVKK
- the porK gene encoding type IX secretion system lipoprotein PorK/GldK is translated as MKKLVLLTVVLTVIMSCGSGDRGELVGVQGKRWHPEKPYGMTLVPGGSFIMGKADDDLAGIQDAPSKTVTVRAFYMDETEITNGEYRQFVNWVRDSIIRTRLANLADEVGKTPEDGGIGEFAYTDADTASMTVYEKYMLDNYSGLGPTGNEGRKLNKRVDLIYDQAEYPDELYTEVMDSMHIPLEESYNGQRTWDVNKFKFQYTYLDIQKAAKNKNLKRSDVIVQEEVMVYPDTTAWIRDFSYSYNEPMHNDYFWHDAYGEYPVVGVSWKQANAFCQWRTLYKNAYQKDKKRQYVNSFRLPSEAEWEYAARGGLQAATFPWGGPYAKDDRGCFLANFKPLRGDYAADQALYTVEAKSYEPNDYNLYNMAGNVAEWVYSSYDPASYEYSSSINPIVNDNSNQRKVVRGGSWKDVAYFLQVSSRDYEYADSARSYIGFRTVQDYMGTDITGNSGR
- a CDS encoding formimidoylglutamase yields the protein MADLNFLAPVPDAVVAYTEVLSPQTIGKKIKIHTKEHGIPDLEGVEIVLLGVLENRNDVNYIGEDFNLNEIRNAFYKLFPGSWSTKLADLGDIYKGETVEDTYYALKETVSELVKLKIIPVVLGGSQDLTYPMYRAFDKIIPMVNLVNVDRNFDLGDLTQPIKNDSFVGKIILEEPYNLFNYATIGYQTYFNSQEQIDLMETLYFEAYRLGQVSNDITLVEPVMRDANIVSVDLGSIKASEVSLNQKVSPNGLDGKEICAITRYAGISNKVSTLGIFEYKPSKDDEITCILISQMIWYFIEGVNNRVEDTDFKDEHIYQKFITLVDSQELNFYKSIKTGRWWIEIPFLNEINNKLKRHTLLPCMHQDYLDACNNKIPQRWFKAYQKNCV
- the topA gene encoding type I DNA topoisomerase produces the protein MAKNLVIVESPAKAKTIEKFLGKDYKVESSFGHIADLPSKELGVDVEGDFSPKYEVSSDKKSVVKKLRDLSKKAEMVWLASDEDREGEAIAWHLAETLKLDKAKTKRIVFHEITKSAIQKAIENPRGIDYHLVDAQQARRVLDRIVGYELSPVLWRKVKGGLSAGRVQSVSVRLIVEREREIQEFKAEASYRIDAEFSNEEGQTFKAKLPKTFASKADAFKFLEQNANADFKVSDLEKKPAKKSPAAPFTTSTLQQEAARKLYFSVSKTMTMAQRLYEAGLITYMRTDSVNLSDEARKGAKAEIENAYGKKYAKERNYKGKAKGAQEAHEAIRPTDFALHTVDIDRDQARLYELIWKRAIASQMSEAQLERTNVKISASTHKELFSANGEVITFDGFLKVYLEGTDDEDSEQEGMLPAMKVNETLLNEYITATERYTRPPYRYTEASLVKKLEELGIGRPSTYAPTISTIQNRNYVEKGTVEGVEREYTQLTLKEGAVKDKLLTEKVGSDKGKLVPTDIGMIVTDFLVNHFESILDYNFTAKVEEDFDDIAEGKENWTEMMKEFYVKFHPHVKDVQENADRESGERILGTDPKTGRQVSVRLGKFGPMAQIGAAEEDDKIFASLSPDQQLNTITFEEALDLFKLPKDLGTYEGEPVVVNNGRFGPYIKFGDAYVSLPKGVDALSVELDDAIVLIKEKQKADAPIYMYDGLPVQKGKGRFGPFIKWNNMFINVNKKYDWDNLSDDDIVTLIKEKIQKEIDKVVHNWEEEGIRVEKARWGRHNVIKGKVKVELDKTVDATKITLDEAKAMIEAKTPKRKTAAKKKATAKKKTTTAKKK